GCTCCTTTCCTATAAACACGCCTTGGTTAACGATCAACACATCGATCGGCCCTGATTGGTTAACCGCTTTGGAAACGGCGTCGTAATCACGAACGTCGGCAGAGAACGTGGCAACGTCGACGCCGGTTGCTAGCTTGATGGATCGTTTGGCATCGGCTAGCTTAGAGAGGGAGCGTGCGAGGATGGAGACTCGAGCTCCCTCGGAGGCGGCAAGGTGAGCATGAGCGAGACCTAGACCTATGCCGCTTGATCCACCACCGGTGATGAAGACGTGGCGGGACTTGatcgggatcttgacggagtcTAGGCCGTACGATCAAAGCCAAGATGATGAGAAGAGAAACGATGAAGAGAGTGAAGAcaaggaagagagaagaaatggcCGCCATGTGTAAGTTCTTTAGACTTGATGTTCTTGTCTCTCTGTGAATTTATCTTTACTTTTATGTTTATCTTCTGTCTGAAAATATACTATGTTAAATCTTGTCTCGAGGGTTGTTGGTTACAGATATTGATATTGTTACTGGTTTATTATAGTCTCTTGTCTGTTCATTGTTTGCATTTCCATTTCATCTCTTTTGATTCATGTTCAATGTTGAGAGTTTGGTTAATCTTTAGACATCTTTATGTTGATGTTCTTGTCTGTGTGTGAGCTTACTTACCTTTATGTTTATGTTCTGTCTATGTGTGAAAGAGTGCTGTGTGATATATACtgaaaaataagatattttgtttaataGATAGGAGGGAAGTGAAACAACATATTATTTTGCTCTAAATAGTAAAGAAGAAAGGGAATGAATGAGAACTAATAATGGCAGAGAGATGGGCATGTGAGGGTGAGTGGCATGGCATGACAGAAGGTGTGTGTGAGCTTGTGACAGTCTttttggacctctttcttagtTTAAGATTAGATCTGACTTTTCTTTAATATTCAGAGACAGTGTGGCAAACTCGTCTGTGATGTCCCCAAGATATTGATTGATTGGACAGAGACATAGAACATTTGCTAATTCCACATGGGGGTTTGTCCTTACACATTCCTCCATTAATCTTTTGTTGTAATCAACCAACAAGATTTCGCaacttgatttttattaatccttaaaaacatattttacaaataGAGAAGTCAGTGAAACATCATCTCTAAAATAACCAAGAAAGAGTTGCATTAAAACAAGAACAAGCTTGGAACACATCTCCAAGTACCTTCCTTCCTTATAGAATCTTTATTCTTCCTGatttacaaacaaacaaatcttATGcatctataaaatattatattgttatATGAATCAATCACACCAAAAGCCATGAATCTTGCAGAATATTTGTTAAATTAATTAACTGTAGATAGAAGCTGCATCTCTGTAGGTTCTTCTTGGGATAGAAGCATGAACGTTACTAGTTACCATGCTGCTCTTGTTGTTGTGAGTGGTGAGGGTACCTCTTAAGTTGTCATGATTCTGCTGATACTGTTGTCTGTTTTGATGAAGAGAGTGTTGTTGCTTGGCGTTGAAGGAACTAACCCTGCCTTGCTTCGGATGATGAGGTCTTCTTCTGGTCTGAGAAGATTTAGGGATGAAAACACCAGTCCCTTTGCTCTGTTCTTGATGGTACATATATGGAGCCGTTTGGTAGCCTCCTCTGAACATACCCTGTTTACACACAAGATTCAAGAAATACACTTCGTTTAGAGAGAGGTAtcttcagagagagagagaggttaggTGTGTGTGGACAGAGGAACAAACCTGGAGCGCGAGTGGggaggaggaagagagtgaAACAGGGTTAAGCTGTTCATCTTCATCCATGATGAGAAGAGAGATCTGTTTGCTTATGTCTGCAAAGAAGACATCATCATCAAGCTCTAACTCCATAGCTTTCTTGAGACTTGGTTGTTCTGTACAAACAAGTCTTGtgtatgtttttttgttatctttgcTTCAAGTGGAGTTCGAGGGAACGTTGAAGGAGTCAAATAAATAGGCCAGAAAATACTGGCCCttagagagaggaagagagagagaggagcatGTGGGTGGGAGCGTGGGGCcattagaaaaaaagaaagagattttGAACAATGTAAATCTAATCTGGCCAAGTCCCTACAATACATAGCA
Above is a window of Brassica napus cultivar Da-Ae chromosome A10, Da-Ae, whole genome shotgun sequence DNA encoding:
- the LOC106433659 gene encoding uncharacterized protein LOC106433659, translated to MELELDDDVFFADISKQISLLIMDEDEQLNPVSLSSSSPLALQGMFRGGYQTAPYMYHQEQSKGTGVFIPKSSQTRRRPHHPKQGRVSSFNAKQQHSLHQNRQQYQQNHDNLRGTLTTHNNKSSMVTSNVHASIPRRTYRDAASIYS